Within the Candidatus Eremiobacteraceae bacterium genome, the region AATGTCGTAGCATTCGACGACCATGCCGTCGCCTTCGAGGTGATCCGTGTACCAAAGAAGTGATTCTTCGGCAAAATCCGGAGTGATATAATCAGCTCCGAACGCGAACCATGCGGTATCCCGAGCCACGCTGTTGTTCGAGCGCGCAGGATCGTTCACAAAGCACCAGCCGGTGGGCGCGAGCAATTGGGTCCGCAACATGTTAGCCTTCGCCCACAAGACGCCGCGATTCACGTCGGCCTCAGGGGTTAGCACAACCGCGCGATTGAGAACGTCGACGTAGTGCTTACGCGTAGTTCGAAGCGCGGCTCCGGCTGTGGGCAACGAATCTAGAGTGCGAACCGCAGCGCGTTCTCCGTCAATGGCAAACGTCAACACGAAGTAAAACCCGACGTGTCCTCCTGAATCCAGCGTGTTCCTTTGATGCAGAACGCCCAGAGGATCGGTCGATGGCGAGACGGCTTCGTCGCTCAACATCCCCGGCCAGTCCTTGGCAATCGCCTTTCCATGATCCATCGTTACTTCCCAGCCCTCTACAGCCTTGGAACAGGCGAAGACTCTAGCGAGGCCTGCGTTTGCTTTGTTGTGAGCTATCAGCGCGTTGCGGCCTTTGTCGAACCGACTCACAACATCGTGCGACGTATTTCCGCGCAGCTGCGCGAACCCGAACGTCTCGATTTCAATGCGCTGGTCCGTCGGATTGCGTAACTCGATGACGTAGTACACGGCGGGCGGGGATACTGTCTTGCCACGGGGACTACCGCTTAAGACGTAGATGTCTTCGTGCACTTCGATGCCGTTTGACAACGTGAAAAAATGTTCTTGATGTTCCGGATGTATTTTGAAAGAGCCGGGAAGCGCGGTCAGCGCGATGCCGGTCGATCGATCCCAGTGGTGCACGACAACCGAACCGACTAACGCCTGTCCACAATCGCTTGAATAGATCTTTTCAATCGCGCCCGTCGCCTTTATGATGCAGACGCACTTCGGGCCGCCGAGCGTGCTCCCAGCGGCCATCTGCGCGTCTGAGATATTGTACGACGCACCCTTCTGGCCGGTGCCGACGATCTGCGCAACCGGACCCACGCTCAAAGACTTCCCGACCATTTGCTCATTCCACCGTCGATGACGTAGGTGGCACCCGTGATATACGCCGCCGCATCCGAAGCGAGGTAGGCGACCAGGCCGGCGATCTCTTGCGGCCTGCCCATTCGACGCATTGGAATCTCCGCCAGCAATCGAGCTAGCTCTTTTGGATCTCGCTCTAGCTCCGCATCCATCGGCGTTTCCACTGCTCCCGGTGCGATGTTGTTCACGGTGATATGATATTGTGCGAGTTCGATCGCAATCGTCCGCATCAACATGCGGAGCGCGCCTTTGGAAGCGCAATACGGGGCGTTGGTAGGCATGGCCACGTCTTCGTGAACTGAGGAGATGTTGATGATCCGACCGCCCCGGTTCTGCTTGACCATTTGGCGCGCCGCTGCCTGACTGCACAGCCAGTTGCCGGTGAGATTTACGCCGATGACCTTGGCATACACTTCGAACGGCATTTCTAGGAAGGGGTGCTGTTCTTCGATGCCGGCGTTGTTCACGAGGATGTCGATGCCGCCGAAGGCTTTCGCTGTGGCCTCGACGAGCGATTCCACGTCCGGCGGCCGCGTGACGTCGGCTGAAATCGCGACGGCTTTATAACCTAAATTATTGATCCGTTCGACCAGCGCGTTGGCTGGGCCGGCATCACCATGGTAGTCTATCACCACGCTGGCGCCTTCACAGGCGAGTTCGAGGGAAATAGCTTTGCCAATTCCGGTGTCGCCGCCGGTTATGATCGCAACTTTATTATTCAGGCGCACGGCATTCCTTAGCCAACCCGCCGGTCACAAATGCAAGCCGCGCGACGGATTGTTGAAAGACTCCGCTCATGATCCAATCCATGGCAACGCCCATCTTGCGCGAAAGGCCCGGTAAGCGGCTCAAATAATACGCCCGCCATAGTAGCCATGCAGGAAATCCAGCGATCATCTGCCGACCGGGCAGCTCGGCTAGCGCGCCGCGATCACCTAGCGACGCCA harbors:
- a CDS encoding SDR family oxidoreductase, which produces MRLNNKVAIITGGDTGIGKAISLELACEGASVVIDYHGDAGPANALVERINNLGYKAVAISADVTRPPDVESLVEATAKAFGGIDILVNNAGIEEQHPFLEMPFEVYAKVIGVNLTGNWLCSQAAARQMVKQNRGGRIINISSVHEDVAMPTNAPYCASKGALRMLMRTIAIELAQYHITVNNIAPGAVETPMDAELERDPKELARLLAEIPMRRMGRPQEIAGLVAYLASDAAAYITGATYVIDGGMSKWSGSL